In one Nicotiana sylvestris chromosome 8, ASM39365v2, whole genome shotgun sequence genomic region, the following are encoded:
- the LOC104212080 gene encoding tryptophan--tRNA ligase, cytoplasmic — translation MEKREEVKEVVEEEEQVVNPWEVSPKDDGKIDYNKLIDKFGCQRLDDSLIQRVQRLTNRPAHVFLCRGVFFAHRDFNDILDAYEKRQKFYLYTGRGPSSEALHLGHLIPFMFTKYLQDAFKVPLVIQLTDDEKCMWKNLSVEESQRLARENAKDIIACGFDVSKTFIFSDFDYFGGAFYKNMVKVAKCVTYNKVVGIFGFTGEDHIGKVSFPPVQAVPSFPSSFPHMFSGNDNILCLIPCAIDQDPYFRMTRDVAPRIGYHKPALIESSFFPALQGENGKMSASDPNSAIYVTDSAKEIKNKINRYAFSGGQDSIELHRQYGANLEVDIPFKYLGFFLDDDAELQRIREEYGSGRMLTGEVKKRLTEVLTDLVERHRRARSLVTDEMVDAFMAIRPLPNMFN, via the exons ATGGAGAAAAGGGAGGAGGTGAAAGAGGTGGTGGAAGAGGAGGAACAAGTAGTGAATCCATGGGAAGTATCACCAAAAGACGACGGTAAGATTGACTACAACAAATTAATCGATAAATTCGGTTGTCAGAGGCTCGACGATTCCTTAATCCAGCGTGTTCAACGCCTCACGAATCGGCCGGCTCATGTTTTCCTCTGTCGCGGAGTTTTCTTTGCTCATCGTGATTTTAACGACATATTGGACGCTTATGAAAAAAGGCAAAAGTTCTATCTATATACTGGCAGAGGACCTTCCTCTGAAGCCTTGCATTTGGGTCACCTTATCCCCTTCATGTTCACAAA ATATTTGCAGGATGCATTTAAAGTGCCGCTAGTAATACAATTAACAGATGATGAGAAATGTATGTGGAAGAATTTGTCAGTGGAAGAAAGCCAAAGACTTGCTCGTGAGAATGCTAAAGATATTATTGCTTGTGGATTTGATGTTTCCAAGACTTTCATTTTCTCTGATTTCGATTATTTTGGTGG CGCCTTTTACAAGAACATGGTGAAGGTTGCAAAATGTGTCACATACAATAAG GTGGTTGGCATTTTTGGTTTCACGGGTGAAGATCACATTGGGAAAGTTAGTTTTCCACCAGTTCAG GCTGTTCCATCCTTCCCCAGTTCATTTCCTCATATGTTTTCTGGCAATGATAACATCCTCTGCTTGATTCCATGTGCCATAGACCAG GATCCTTATTTCCGAATGACTCGAGATGTCGCTCCCCGGATAGGTTATCACAAGCCTGCTTTGATTGAATCATCTTTCTTTCCTGCCCTTCAG GGGGAGAATGGAAAAATGTCTGCTAGTGATCCAAATTCTGCCATTTATGTGACTGATTCAGCAAAAGAGATAAAAAACAAG ATAAACAGATATGCATTTTCTGGTGGGCAAGACTCAATTGAGTTGCACAGACAATACGGAGCGAACTTGGAG GTTGATATACCATTTAAGTATCTTGGCTTTTTCCTGGACGATGATGCTGAGCTGCAACGCATTAGAGAG GAATATGGGTCTGGACGTATGCTAACAGGTGAAGTGAAAAAGAGGCTTACTGAAGTTCTAACAGATCTAGTTGAAAGACATCGACGGGCTAGGTCGTTGGTGACTGATGAG ATGGTAGATGCTTTCATGGCCATTAGACCTCTTCCTAATATGTTCAACTGA